The Micromonospora sp. NBC_00421 DNA window CTCGACGACCCGGCGAAGAAGGACGTCGCCATGCAGCTCGTCTCGGCGGCGGAGAACTCCTCGCTCGACTGGCGCGCCCAGTTCTCCTACATCGAGGACATCGGCGACGGCCGCGGCTACACCGCCGGCATCATCGGCTTCTGCTCCGGCACCGGCGACATGCTCGAACTGGTCCAGGCGTACACGAACACCAAGCCCGGCAACGTGCTGGCCGGCTACCTGCCGGCGCTGCGCGCCGTCAACGGCACCGCGTCGCACGCGGGTCTCGACCCGAACTACCCCCGTGACTGGCGCACCGCCGCCAACGACCCGGTGTTCCGCGCCGCCCAGGAGTCCGAACGGGACCGGGTCTACTTCACCCCGTCGGTCCGCGACGGGAAGAACGACGGGGTCCGGGCGCTCGGCCAGTTCGCCTACTACGACGCGGCGGTCATGCACGGGTACGAGGGCATGCGTCAGATCCGCAGCCGTGCCCTCACCCGGGCGAAGCCCCCGGCGCAGGGTGGCAACGAGCGGACCTGGCTCCACGCGTTCCTCGACGAGCGGGTCGTCGAGATGAAGAAGGAGGAGGCCCACTCGGACACCTCCCGCGTCGACACGGCACAGCGGGTGTTCCTCGACAACGGCAACCTCGACCTGAACACGCCGCTGGTCTTCGCCGTCTACGGCGAGCAGTTCCGCATCGGCTGACTCGCGCCGTGCCACGGGGCGGTCCAGGGTGTCGGCGCGGTGCCGGCGCCCTGGACCGCCCCGCTCACGGTGCCCAGGGTGTCGTGATGTTCCAGGTGCTGTCCGCGGCCCACAGCACGGGTGTGTTCCACGCCGCGCCGCCGGTGCCGTTGCTCAGCCAGACCTCCGAGTCGTAGTGCCGCAGGTATCTGCCGCGGAAGTTGTAGGACTCCAACGAGACCCCGCCTCCGCTGACCCCGACCCGGGCGCACCAGGTGGCGTCCGCGCGGAGCAGCGCCGAGCCGTCGTTCGGCGAGTTGCGCACGCGCGACTCCTGGTGCCTGAGGAACTGCCCGGGGAAGTTGACCGACTCGAACGAATAGCACGCCGCGTCGGCCAGACCCGCCCGGACGGTGTACGTCGCGTCGCTCCTGAGCACCGCCGAGCTGTTCGCGTCCACGACCTCCGTATAGGCGAGGCTGTCCCGGTGTCGCAGGAACCGGTTGGTGTACCCGGGGGTCGTCACCTGTAGGGAACGGCGGGTGTTCAGTGGCAGCGCCACCGGCGCCGAGCTGCCGATCGTCCTGGACGCGTTGATCAGGGCCAGGTTGGCCGCCCGTACCCGGGCCTGGTCCATCTTGACCACCTGCCGGTCGTAGGTGAGGAATCCGTTCAGCTCACCCTCCTGGTCGGCGATCTCGGTGTAGACCGAGGCGCTCAACCCCTTGCCGAGCATGAGGTTCTGCGTGCCCTGCACCAGGCCGACGTAGCGGTCGGTCAGCGCGGTGGAGTTCGGTTGCCACTCGTAGGCGAAGAAGCTGCCGTTCGGGCTCCACTCGTGTCCGGACGCGCGCAGGCCGAGGCCGCCGAACTCGCCGAGCACGGCGATCCGGCTGCTCGACGGCACCGGCGAGTCCGGCCCCAGGTAGACGTGCCAGTCGTCGATGTCGCCGTTGCCGGGATCACCCGACGACTGGCAGCAGTTGTGGCCGCTGTGCGCGTTGACCAGCCGGGTCGGGTCCTGGGTCTTGACGGCCTGGGCGACCCGGCGGGTGTCGGCCAGCGCCCGCTCACCCCACCCCTCGTTGTAGACGGTGTAGGTGACGACGGCCGGTGAGCTGCGATGCTCGTCCACGATCTCGCGGGCCTCGGTTTCGAGCTGCGCCTGCTGCGCGTCGGTCGCGTTGATGTCCTGCGCGGTCAGGGACGGGACGTCCTGCCACACCAGCAGACCGAGCCGGTCGGCGTGGTAGAACCAGCGCTGCGGTTCGACCTTGATGTGCTTGCGCACCATGTTGAAGCCCAGGTCCTTGTGCTTCTGCAGGTCGAACGCGAGCGCGGCGTCGGTGGGGGCGGTGTAGAGCCCGTCCGGCCAGAAGCCCTGGTCCAGGGTGCCGGTCTGGAAGACGAACTGGCCGTTGAGCTTGGGTCGCAGGACACCGTCGACCATGCCGGTGCTGATCTCGCGCATCCCGAAGTAGTGGGTGGTCCGGTCGACCTGAGCACCTGCGGCATTACGCAGGGTGATGCGCAGGTGGTAGAGGAACGGGTCGTCGGGCGACCAGCGGCGGGCGCTCGGCACGGGCACCGCGAACTCGGTGAGACCGCCGGTGGCGGAGCCGACCACGGTGGTGCCGTCGAGCGCTTCGGCCAGGACGCTGTGACCGCTGACGTCTCCCCGGGTGAGGACCCGGACGCGCAGGGTGTTGTCGGTCAGGCGCGGAGTGAGGTCGGCCCTGCTGATCGAGGCCGTCGGCACCGGTTCCAGCCACACGGTCTGCCAGATGCCGGAGCTCGGCGTGTAGAAGATCCCGCCGGGCTGCTTGGTCTGCTTGCCGATCGGCGGCAGGCTGCCGTTCTGCCGGCTGTCCGTCGGGTCCCACACCTTCACCACGATCTCGTTCGCGCCGCCCCGCAACGGTGCGGTGACGTCGAAGCTGAAGGCGTCGTAGCCGCCGGTGTGGCCACCGACCGGCACGCCGTTGACCCAGACGGTGGTCTGCCAGTCGACGGCGCCGAAGTGGAGCAGCACCCGGCGTCCGTTCCAGTTCTCGGGCACCGTCACGGTACGGCGGTAGAACAGGTAGTTGCGGTTGTCCCCGGCGGCGCGCCGCACGCCGGACAGGGCGCTCTCCACCGGGAACGGCACGTTGATCCGCTCGGGCAGATCGGCGTTGAACTGCGGGGCGTCGTCGGTGGCGGACTGACGTAGCTGCCATTCGCCGTTCAGGTTGAGCCAGTCCGACCGGGTCATCTGCGGTCGCGGGTACTCCGGCAGTGGCGTGCCGTCGAGTGCCTGGGCGGTCCAGGGGGTGGTCAGCGGCGGGTTCTTGGCCGGTACGGCGTGCGCCGGTGCGGCCGGCGCGGCGAGCAGGCCGGCGACCAGGGTGAGGACGAGCAGTAGGGGTGCGACGAGGCGGACGGGATCGGGACGTGTCATGCCGTCTCCATCGGACGGGCCGTCAGGGCCGAGCTGCGCCACCGGCGGCTGGCAGTGGGGGTGTCGGGCGGCCGGTCAGGTCACGTCCGGTCCACGGGCCGGGCGCGGACGTCGGGAGTTCCGGGAGGGATCGGTGGTGGTAGTCATGACTCTGCGCGCTGTCCGTCCACGGTATCGGACTTCGGGGGACAAAGGGGCGACGGACGGGTGTCGTTCTGAGGCCCGGTCAGATGGCGTCGGGCCGCCTTGCTGAACTCGGCCAGCAGACGCGACCGGTCACCGGATCGGGTGGCGAGCACCACGTGGCCGGGGGCGATGCCCTCCAGCGCCACGGTGGTCAGGTCCGGGCGCAGACCGCGGATGCCGCCGGGCACGATGGCCACCGCCTGACCGGCGGCGACGAGTTCCAGCTTGTCCTCGGCTGCCGTCACGAGCGGGCCACCGGGCGCCGGCCGCCGTCGACGTCACGTGCGGCCTCGATCAGGGCCTGCGCGCCGGCAACGGTCGGTGGCTCGACCGGCGGAGGCGCCCCGGCGTACGACTCTGGGTCACGGCGCCCGCCCCGAGACCGGCGGCGAGCTGCGTCGCCAGCCCGCCTGCGGCGGGACCGCACCATCGCGGTCCCGCCGCAGGTCGCGTCAGCGCCGCACGACGGTGAAGCCGCCCGGCAGGACCCGTGCCGGCACGGTCGCGCCGGACACCACCGTCCGCGACCGGCGCACCCCCGCCGGGTCGTACGACTCGACGACGGCCGGTCCCGTGCCGGGCAGGGTGACAGTGGTGGTGCGCGGGGCGCGGGCGGCGCTGCGCAGCACCGCCGTGGCGTGGCCGTCGCCCGCGACGACGAACCGGGACAGCAGCGGCTCCAGCATGACCGCGTCGACCACCGCGCCGTCGCCGGTGGCCGTGGCCGCCAGCGCGGTGGCCCCCGCCGGCAGTTCGCCCGCCCCGGACAGGGTCACCGGCAGCAGCGCCCCGGGGGCGGGGGAGGTGCCCTGCGCGCCGGTCTGCCCGTGCCGCACCTGGCCCAGCGGCGACGTCCGGCCGTCACCGGCCAGGGCGGACCAGCGGGTGACCGCCGACGCGCCGGGGGTCAGGTCGACCACCGGCAGCACCAGCTCCGGCTGGGGCGACGGCGGCAGTTCCCAGCGGACGGTCGACCCGGCGGGCATCCGGACCAGGGACCCGCCGCTGATCGACGACTCACCGTTCCACGACGACGGCGGGGTGACCACTGTGGCCCCACCCTCGCGGGTGCCCTGCTCGGCCTCGACCACGCGGGTGCCGACACGTTCCACGATCCGACCCTGCCGGGCCGCCGCGGCCACCTCCGGTCGGGCGTCGAGGGCCAGCATGCTGAGCAGGCCGTGGATCGTCGACTCGGCGCCGGAGTTGCGGTTGATGGTCCCGTCGCCGGAGATGCCGTCGATCGTGCGCCCCGTCGCCGGGTCGTACGCGGGCACGCCGGCCGGGTTCGCACCGAAGTACCAGGCGGCGACGACCCCGGCGAGCTGGTCGAAGCCGCCGCGTCCGGTGGCGTCGGCGACGGCGAGCAGCGACTGCAGGCGGGAGTCCACCCCGTAGGCGATCTGGCTGCGGTCCACCGGGGTGGGGATCCGCCCGTTGTCCGGGCCGCCGGAGGTGAGCAGCCACGGGGTGAAGACGGCGGAGTCGGCCACCGCCGGGTCGAGCAGCCGCCGGTCGCCCGACACCCGCGCGGCGGCGGCCAGCGCGGCCGGCATCTGTGAGCCCCACCCGTGCCACATCGACCGCGACAGCGCCCACGGGCGGACCGCCCCGAACGGCCAGTGCCGGGCGTCGCCGCCGGCCAGCGCGGCGATGCCCGCGGCGAAGTGGCGCAACGCCAGGCGGGCCGTCGCCCCGCCGCCGGCCCGCACGTACGCGGCCAGCCCGAGGACCGCCTCGGCCGTCGCGTCGGCCCCGTCGGCGATCAACCAGGCGGGGGTGCGCTCGCCGTCGACGGTCTGGAAGGTGCCGTACCGGGAGAGGACCTGCCGTTGCAGCGCGCCGATGGCCAGGTCGAGGCGCTCGCGCAGGAAGCCGGCGAACCCGACGTCGGCGGTACGCCACGCGGCGTACCCCTCGCCGAGCGCCCACACCGTGCGGGCCAACCAGTACGACGGGCCGCTGTCGGACGGGTCCGGCAGCTCGACCGGCTCGGCGCTCGGGTTGAGGGTGCCGTCCGGCTGCGCCCACAGCACCACGTTGCCGGCGTGCGGCCCGGTCGTCGTCTGCAGGTAGGTCAGGCCGCGCAGCAGTTCCCGGGAGACGTCCCGGCTGCCCGTCGACCCGGTCTGCGTCCAGTGCCGCAGGTAGACCACGGCGGCCCGGGCCACGTCGTCGGCGTTGTACGCGCCCTGCCCCCAGGTGTCGGTGGCCGGGTCGTACGCCCCGCCGCCGACCCGGCGCAGGTTCCCGTCCGGTCCCGGCTCGGCGTACGTCCACAGCATGCCGACCTCGGGGGACTCGGCGAGCCGGTAGGTGGTGTGCCCCTCCAGCGCGGGCGGGGCGACGGCCTGGCGCAGGAAGTCCAGGTGCGAGAGGTTCGTCAGCGCCCCGGCAGCCGGCGCGGTGGCGGTGGACCCGGTGGCGGTGGACCTGGTGGCGGTGGACCTGGTGGCGGGGGCCGCCCCGGCGGGGGTGCCGGCGAGCAGGGGAGTGCTCAGGGCGAGCCCGCCCAGCAGCAGGGTGCGGCGCTTCACTGTGGCTCCTCGGTGCGGTCGGGACGGGGGTGTCGTCACGGCAGCCGGTCCAGCCGGGCCACGCCGATGCGGGAGTCCGCCATGCCGTAGAAGACGTAACGGACGCCGTCGACCTCCTCGACGGCGGTCGGGAACACCACGTTCGGCACGGTGCCGTTGCGCTCCTCGGCCAGCTCCGGCACGAGGATCGGCTCGGCGGTACGGGCCAGCACCCGCGACGGGTCCGCCGGGTCGAGCAGCATCGCCCCGGCGGCGTACTCGACGCGCTGGGTGGTGGGGTCGAAGCCCTCGGGGATCTCGCCGGTGACCCCG harbors:
- a CDS encoding chitosanase, which gives rise to MVRRRTVAYAVGTLLTGIAAVGYGLPSASAATAGPITGLAGRCVDVAGADPANGTAVQLYDCNGTAAQTWTVGNSDSSIRALGKCLDVTAASTTNGAKIQLYDCNGTGAQKWTAASGGALVNTASGKCLDVTDRSSANGARLQIWTCGGTTNQQWTLPGGGTPTPTPTATAPAGTNLDDPAKKDVAMQLVSAAENSSLDWRAQFSYIEDIGDGRGYTAGIIGFCSGTGDMLELVQAYTNTKPGNVLAGYLPALRAVNGTASHAGLDPNYPRDWRTAANDPVFRAAQESERDRVYFTPSVRDGKNDGVRALGQFAYYDAAVMHGYEGMRQIRSRALTRAKPPAQGGNERTWLHAFLDERVVEMKKEEAHSDTSRVDTAQRVFLDNGNLDLNTPLVFAVYGEQFRIG
- a CDS encoding AbfB domain-containing protein — its product is MTRPDPVRLVAPLLLVLTLVAGLLAAPAAPAHAVPAKNPPLTTPWTAQALDGTPLPEYPRPQMTRSDWLNLNGEWQLRQSATDDAPQFNADLPERINVPFPVESALSGVRRAAGDNRNYLFYRRTVTVPENWNGRRVLLHFGAVDWQTTVWVNGVPVGGHTGGYDAFSFDVTAPLRGGANEIVVKVWDPTDSRQNGSLPPIGKQTKQPGGIFYTPSSGIWQTVWLEPVPTASISRADLTPRLTDNTLRVRVLTRGDVSGHSVLAEALDGTTVVGSATGGLTEFAVPVPSARRWSPDDPFLYHLRITLRNAAGAQVDRTTHYFGMREISTGMVDGVLRPKLNGQFVFQTGTLDQGFWPDGLYTAPTDAALAFDLQKHKDLGFNMVRKHIKVEPQRWFYHADRLGLLVWQDVPSLTAQDINATDAQQAQLETEAREIVDEHRSSPAVVTYTVYNEGWGERALADTRRVAQAVKTQDPTRLVNAHSGHNCCQSSGDPGNGDIDDWHVYLGPDSPVPSSSRIAVLGEFGGLGLRASGHEWSPNGSFFAYEWQPNSTALTDRYVGLVQGTQNLMLGKGLSASVYTEIADQEGELNGFLTYDRQVVKMDQARVRAANLALINASRTIGSSAPVALPLNTRRSLQVTTPGYTNRFLRHRDSLAYTEVVDANSSAVLRSDATYTVRAGLADAACYSFESVNFPGQFLRHQESRVRNSPNDGSALLRADATWCARVGVSGGGVSLESYNFRGRYLRHYDSEVWLSNGTGGAAWNTPVLWAADSTWNITTPWAP